GTCTTGACCGCCACCTTGAACGTCTCGTTGCCTTTCATCTTGAGGTACTGGAGCCCCTCGGCCAGCATCTTTTCCGACGGGGGATGGCGCGTGCCGCCCCCCGGGACGCAGATGAGGTCCCAGAGGCTTCCGTCCGAGTGCAGATGGGTGGAGAGGATCCCGCGGTCTCCCTCGGCCGCGCTCAGCACGGCGGCCCCGGCCCCGTCCCCGAAGAGGACGCAGGTGCTCCGATCCGTCCAATCAATGAGCATGGACATGACCTCGGAGCCGACGATCAGGACGTGACGGCACCCAGTCCGGACGTACGCGTCCCCGACGGCGAGGGCGTAAAGGAACCCGGAACAGACCGCCGACAGATCGCAGGCGGCGGCGCGGGCCGCCCCGAGCCGGTGCTGGATCAGGCAGGCCGTGGCCGGCAGCGGCAGGTCCCCCGTGCAGGTCGCGACCAGGATCAGGTCCAGGTCGCCGGCCGGCACGCCGGCCGCGGCCAGCGCCCGTTCCGCCGCCTTGGTCGCCAGGTCGGAGCAGGCCTCGCCCGGAGCCGCGATGCGCCGCTCCCGGATGCCCGTCCGCTCCATGATCCAGGTATCCGAGGTAGCGACCATCCGTTCGAGGTCGGCGTTGGTCAGGACCCGCTCCGGCACGTAGGAGCCCGTCCCTGCGATGCAGGCCTTCACCCGGAGACCTCCGCCCGCCCCGGCTGCGCCAGACTCTCCTGGATGTCGCGCTGGATGAGGTCGTTGAGGGCGCTCTCGACCAGCCCCCTGGCGCGCCGGACGGCGTTCTTGATGGCCTTGGCCGAGGACCGGCCGTGGCAGATCATGCAGACTCCGTTCACGCCCAACAGGGGCGCCCCGCCGAACTCGGCGTAATCGATACGGCGGCGGAGGCGCAGCAGCGGGCCGACGAGAAACAGGTAGGAAAGTCGGCCGAGGATCGAGCCTGCGATTTCCTTCAACAGAAGCTTCTTGATCGTGTCCGCCAGGCCTTCCGAGATCTTGAGCGCGACGTTTCCGATGAACCCGTCGCACACGATGACGTCGGCCCCGCCGCTGTAAACGTCTCGCCCCTCCACGTTGCCGACGAAGTTGATCGCGCTGGCCTTGAGGAGCTTGAAGGCCTCCTTGGTGACCTCGTTGCCCTTCGTGTCCTCCTCGCCGATGCTCAACAGGCCGACGCGGGGGTTCGGCTTGCCAAACAGGTGCTTGCCGTATTCGTTGCCCATGAGCCCGAACTGGAGCAGGTGCTCCGCCGTGCAGTCCACGTTGGCGCCGGCGTCGAGCATGACCGCGGTGCCGGTGAGGGTCGGCAGCGTGACCGCAATGGCCGGTCGTTCCACCCCCTTGATGACACCGAAGACGAAGAACGCGGCCACCATGCTCGCGCCGGTGTTGCCGGCGCTGACCACCGCGCTGGCTCGGCCGGCCTTGACCAGCTCCGTGGCGACCCAGATGGAGGAGTCCCGCTTCTTGCGGGCGACCGCGGCGGGGGACTCGTGCATGTCCACGACCTGCGGGGCGTGCGCGACCGTCACGCGGGGATCCGCGCACCCCAGACGCCGCAGGTGTTCCTGGACCTGCGGCTCGTCTCCGACCAGGACGACCTCGAGGTCCAGCTCGTCGGCGGCCTGGACGGCCCCCTCGACGTTCGGCCCGGGACCGTGGTCCCCGCCCATCGCATCGACCGCGATTCTCATGGATGCCGTGTCACACCCGAACGTGAGGCGAACGCCCGTCCGGGGAAGCCGTCAGGCCTCCTCGACGGCAATCACAGCCTGACCCTTGTAGGTGCCGCAGTTGAGGCAGGTGTAGTGCGGGAGTTTGGGTTCGTGGCACTGCGGGCAGACCGACAGGCCTGGAGGGGTGAGCTTCTTCTGGGCTCTCCGCTTGTCGCGTCGGGCTCGGGATAGTTTGTGTTTCGGATTCGGCATCGTTGATCCTCACTCACTCTGACATCTTGCGGCCACGGAGTCCCCCTGCGCGAACGCTCAGGAGCCTTGCCGCGCTTTTCCGGCCCTGAGCTGCTTCAGCACGGCAAACGGGCTGGCCTGCCGCACTTCCGGACAGGCGCACGGCCGTTCGTTGAGATCCTGTCCGCATATCGGGCAAAGCCCTCGACAGGCGACGCGACACAGGGGCTGCATCGGCTCCGCCAGAATCACCTGTTCCCGGAGCATCTCGCCCAGCTCCAACTGGTCTCCGACCAGCGGATAGACGTCCGTTTCGTCGTGGTCCACGACTTCCTCGGCCGTCTCCGCCGGCTCGGCGGCTCGGCCGGCCGTCCGGCTCGGCTGGGACTGGGGACCCCGGAGGGGTTCTTCACGCCGGTATTCGACCGCGAACGGGATGCTGACGGGCTCCTCGAATTCCCTCAGGCACCGGACGCACTGCCGGACGAATGTCCCGCCCAACACGCCCGTGACGCTGATCCGCTGACCGGCCTTTGCAATGGCGACCGAGAGCGCCAGCTCGCCCCGCACCCGGGCGTCATCCGGCGCGAGGGGCAGCTCCTCCGGCAGCACCCCGCAGTCCAGGGTGAGTCCCTCCTCCGGAATGTCGGGGATGCGGAGGCTCGGCAACGCCATGAGCCCTGGTCGTCCCGTTTCAATCAGCCCTACTGGTGTATACATGGGCCTGTTCGAGAAGTCAAACCGCCGAGCCGGCTCGACACCGGCGCCCGTCACCGCTCCTCGGCGAAGGCGAGCAAGGCGATGGTGCGCGCGCGCTTGATCGCCATCGTCAGCTCGCGCTGGTGCCCCAAGCAGTTCCCGGACACGCGCCGGGGCACGATGCGCCCCCGCTCGGTCAGGAAGTTCTTCAACAGCCCGACGTCCTTGAAGTCAATCGGCGTCTTGTCATGGCAGAAGCGGCAGATCCGCCGCCGCTGAAAGAACCGTCCTCGCTCCACGCTGCTCCTCCGTTCATGCACGCCGTCGGTCACGACGGCTCTTCGTTCTCATAACCCGCGTCGTCCGACGGCCCGGACTCCCCCGCGGACTCCGATCGCTTGGGCAGGAACGTCACGGTCTGGGCCACCACCTCGTGCTTGCTCCGCTTCTGGCCGTCCTCCGTCTCCCACCGGCGCTGCTGCAGCCGGCCGTCCACGATCACGCCGTTCCCCTTGCTGAGGTACTGGCCGCAATGCTCGGCCTGCTTGCCGAAGACCACGATGTCAACGTAACAGACCTCGTCCCTGAGCTCGTCGCCCTGCCGGAACTTGCGATTGATCGCCAGGCCGAAGCTGGCGACCGGCATCCCGCTGGGCGTGTAGCGGAGATCCGGATTCTTCGTGAGGTTCCCGATCAGAATGACTTTATTGAACCCGGTCACGCGCTGGCTCCTTCGCCGCCGCCGCGGCCGGCTGGGAAGGCGCGCCCAGCTCCTGCTTGACCGTCAGGAACTTGATCACCGAATCCTCGAGGCGGTACGCCCGCTCCAACTCGGCGACCGCGGTGCCGGGCGACTTGAAGTGGACGTAGACGAACGTGCCCTTCCGCTCGCGCCTCACCTCGTACGCCAGCTTCTTCCGGCCCCAGTTCTCGAGCTTGAGCAGCGTGGCCCCGGATTTCTCCAGGACCCCCTTCATCTTCTCGATGAGCTTGCCGGTATCGTCGTCGGTGAGCGACGGACGGACGATGAAGATAGACTCGTAGAGCGACATGCGGTTCTCCTCCTGGACCATAATGGGCCCCGGAACCTGGTCCGGAGCGAGGGATCAGCATCGCCGAAG
The sequence above is a segment of the Nitrospirota bacterium genome. Coding sequences within it:
- a CDS encoding beta-ketoacyl-ACP synthase III, producing the protein MKACIAGTGSYVPERVLTNADLERMVATSDTWIMERTGIRERRIAAPGEACSDLATKAAERALAAAGVPAGDLDLILVATCTGDLPLPATACLIQHRLGAARAAACDLSAVCSGFLYALAVGDAYVRTGCRHVLIVGSEVMSMLIDWTDRSTCVLFGDGAGAAVLSAAEGDRGILSTHLHSDGSLWDLICVPGGGTRHPPSEKMLAEGLQYLKMKGNETFKVAVKTLEESAHEALAANNLSVADLALYVPHQANIRIIKAVATRLGLPMEKVVVNVDRYGNTSAASIPIALDEAVRGGRVKPGDLVMLQAFGAGLTWASAVIRW
- the plsX gene encoding phosphate acyltransferase PlsX → MRIAVDAMGGDHGPGPNVEGAVQAADELDLEVVLVGDEPQVQEHLRRLGCADPRVTVAHAPQVVDMHESPAAVARKKRDSSIWVATELVKAGRASAVVSAGNTGASMVAAFFVFGVIKGVERPAIAVTLPTLTGTAVMLDAGANVDCTAEHLLQFGLMGNEYGKHLFGKPNPRVGLLSIGEEDTKGNEVTKEAFKLLKASAINFVGNVEGRDVYSGGADVIVCDGFIGNVALKISEGLADTIKKLLLKEIAGSILGRLSYLFLVGPLLRLRRRIDYAEFGGAPLLGVNGVCMICHGRSSAKAIKNAVRRARGLVESALNDLIQRDIQESLAQPGRAEVSG
- the rpmF gene encoding 50S ribosomal protein L32, with amino-acid sequence MPNPKHKLSRARRDKRRAQKKLTPPGLSVCPQCHEPKLPHYTCLNCGTYKGQAVIAVEEA
- a CDS encoding DUF177 domain-containing protein, encoding MALPSLRIPDIPEEGLTLDCGVLPEELPLAPDDARVRGELALSVAIAKAGQRISVTGVLGGTFVRQCVRCLREFEEPVSIPFAVEYRREEPLRGPQSQPSRTAGRAAEPAETAEEVVDHDETDVYPLVGDQLELGEMLREQVILAEPMQPLCRVACRGLCPICGQDLNERPCACPEVRQASPFAVLKQLRAGKARQGS
- the rpsR gene encoding 30S ribosomal protein S18; protein product: MTDGVHERRSSVERGRFFQRRRICRFCHDKTPIDFKDVGLLKNFLTERGRIVPRRVSGNCLGHQRELTMAIKRARTIALLAFAEER
- the ssb gene encoding single-stranded DNA-binding protein, whose product is MTGFNKVILIGNLTKNPDLRYTPSGMPVASFGLAINRKFRQGDELRDEVCYVDIVVFGKQAEHCGQYLSKGNGVIVDGRLQQRRWETEDGQKRSKHEVVAQTVTFLPKRSESAGESGPSDDAGYENEEPS
- the rpsF gene encoding 30S ribosomal protein S6, which codes for MSLYESIFIVRPSLTDDDTGKLIEKMKGVLEKSGATLLKLENWGRKKLAYEVRRERKGTFVYVHFKSPGTAVAELERAYRLEDSVIKFLTVKQELGAPSQPAAAAAKEPARDRVQ